The Pedobacter mucosus genome window below encodes:
- a CDS encoding alkaline phosphatase, with protein MNRRSLLKGGLLTGLGLPFIGLNEVIAQPIFGAKKAKNIIMMVSDGMSIGTLNMADLYSNRIFGKGSKWLGLYRDNKAVRALMDTASANSMVTDSAAASSSWGGGIRVNNGSLNVRTNGEKPQPILQKFKEKGKKVGCVTTVPITHATPAGFCININNRGGQDVIAEMYLGLKFDVMMGGGHKYFGEKRAGGNLIPKYLTQGYNIAENRAEMLALNKSKPVLGLFAEDGLPYEVDRLHDPELIKSTPTLAEMTMKAIELMKDNKEGFALQVEGGKVDWAAHSNDVSGLIFDQLAFDEAVGKVIEFAEKDGETLVIITTDHGNSNPGLFNANETDKKFDSLQNFKHSNTWLLAQLNQSLSEEKIVDLIKENQGFVMKSADVKSLLVHFKDIVPGQLYNESNLPFYEYGKILSKYTDVQWAGMNHSGDYVELTMFGPGSENLKPFVKNYELHNFMLKAAEMPDAFLVKV; from the coding sequence ATGAATAGAAGATCATTGTTAAAAGGCGGGTTGCTAACTGGTTTAGGCTTGCCTTTTATAGGATTGAATGAAGTAATTGCACAACCAATTTTCGGCGCTAAAAAAGCCAAAAACATCATTATGATGGTGAGTGATGGCATGAGTATAGGTACATTGAATATGGCAGATCTATATTCGAATCGTATTTTTGGTAAAGGCAGTAAATGGCTGGGTTTATACAGGGATAACAAGGCGGTTCGGGCTTTGATGGATACAGCATCTGCAAATTCTATGGTTACTGATTCTGCTGCAGCAAGTTCATCGTGGGGCGGTGGAATTCGGGTTAATAATGGTTCGCTTAACGTGCGGACGAATGGAGAAAAACCTCAACCTATTCTTCAGAAGTTTAAAGAGAAAGGTAAAAAAGTAGGTTGCGTAACCACGGTGCCAATTACCCATGCAACGCCAGCAGGTTTTTGTATTAATATTAATAATCGCGGCGGACAAGACGTTATCGCGGAAATGTACCTCGGACTTAAGTTTGATGTAATGATGGGCGGTGGTCATAAATATTTCGGTGAAAAAAGAGCAGGTGGAAACCTGATTCCAAAATACTTAACACAAGGCTATAACATTGCTGAAAATAGAGCTGAAATGCTTGCCTTGAATAAATCAAAACCAGTTTTAGGCTTGTTTGCTGAAGATGGATTGCCTTATGAAGTGGATCGATTACACGATCCAGAATTGATAAAAAGCACACCAACCTTGGCTGAGATGACGATGAAAGCCATCGAATTAATGAAAGATAATAAAGAAGGTTTTGCATTACAGGTTGAAGGTGGAAAGGTAGATTGGGCAGCACATTCGAATGATGTAAGTGGTTTAATTTTCGATCAGTTGGCATTTGATGAAGCCGTTGGAAAAGTGATTGAATTTGCTGAAAAAGATGGGGAAACTTTAGTTATCATCACCACTGATCATGGCAATTCGAACCCTGGTTTGTTCAATGCCAATGAAACGGATAAAAAATTTGATAGCCTGCAGAATTTCAAACATAGCAATACCTGGCTTTTGGCCCAGCTGAATCAGTCTTTGAGTGAGGAAAAAATAGTTGATCTCATAAAAGAAAACCAGGGTTTTGTAATGAAGTCGGCCGATGTAAAATCTCTTTTAGTGCATTTTAAAGATATTGTTCCAGGTCAACTTTACAATGAATCTAATCTTCCATTTTATGAATATGGGAAAATTTTAAGTAAATATACCGATGTGCAATGGGCGGGTATGAATCATTCGGGTGATTATGTGGAGCTAACCATGTTTGGACCGGGCTCAGAAAACCTAAAACCTTTTGTTAAAAATTATGAGCTGCATAATTTTATGCTTAAAGCAGCAGAAATGCCTGATGCTTTTTTAGTAAAAGTTTAA
- a CDS encoding phosphatidylinositol-specific phospholipase C1-like protein, whose product MRLITCVGFLMVLPAIALVTKKEDLPINQIQVIGSHNSYKQAINPALFKVIKASDSNAANSLDYEHISMPKQLDMGLRNLEIDVYADEKGGKYAHPKGFDLVKGQPDFDAQHEMNQPGFKVLHVPDLDFRSSALTFKSALQQLKNWSEANPEHTPIFITLEVKDDSIKRVGSTQPEVFTANTFDKLDAFILENLGKEHLITPDAVRGKYKTLEDAVLHQNWPRLSKAKGKFIFVLDATGRKRSTYIAGHPSLINRVMFANAEAGTPEAALMIRNNPKDTQIPELVKKGYIIRTRADADTKQARRNDWSDFEAACKSGAQIITTDYYKKSSHFKSDYAISFADGKYFRRNPLFTK is encoded by the coding sequence ATGAGACTAATTACTTGCGTCGGTTTCTTAATGGTTCTTCCAGCAATAGCCTTAGTCACTAAAAAAGAAGATTTGCCGATTAATCAAATTCAGGTGATTGGTTCGCATAATAGCTATAAACAAGCGATTAATCCTGCTTTATTTAAGGTGATAAAAGCTTCGGATTCGAACGCGGCCAATAGTTTAGATTACGAGCATATCTCGATGCCAAAACAACTTGATATGGGATTGCGAAATTTGGAAATTGATGTTTATGCTGATGAAAAAGGTGGGAAATACGCACATCCAAAAGGCTTTGATTTAGTAAAAGGTCAGCCTGATTTTGATGCGCAGCATGAAATGAACCAACCTGGTTTTAAGGTTTTACACGTTCCGGATTTAGATTTTCGATCTTCGGCACTTACATTCAAATCAGCTTTGCAACAGCTAAAAAATTGGTCAGAAGCCAATCCTGAACATACACCTATTTTTATTACTTTGGAGGTAAAAGATGATTCGATAAAACGTGTTGGATCTACACAGCCCGAAGTATTTACCGCTAATACTTTTGACAAGCTTGATGCATTTATTCTTGAAAATTTGGGAAAAGAGCATTTAATCACACCTGATGCGGTAAGGGGCAAATACAAAACTTTAGAAGACGCTGTTTTACATCAAAATTGGCCTAGATTAAGCAAGGCGAAAGGCAAATTTATTTTCGTGTTGGATGCGACCGGTAGAAAGCGTTCGACATACATCGCAGGTCACCCTTCATTAATTAATCGCGTAATGTTTGCAAATGCTGAAGCTGGAACACCTGAAGCTGCCTTAATGATCAGAAATAATCCAAAGGATACCCAAATTCCTGAACTTGTAAAAAAAGGTTACATCATTAGAACAAGAGCCGACGCTGATACCAAACAAGCAAGAAGAAATGATTGGAGTGATTTTGAGGCCGCTTGTAAATCTGGCGCCCAAATCATCACGACAGATTATTATAAAAAAAGCAGTCATTTTAAATCAGATTATGCCATCAGCTTTGCTGATGGAAAATATTTTAGACGAAATCCATTATTTACAAAGTAA
- a CDS encoding RagB/SusD family nutrient uptake outer membrane protein: MKKIIILFNILACLMVFESCSKLDVDVESQYVKENFPVTNADYAALFGTMYSNLSSQYGVPYWRMQELSTDAAIIPARDGNFDDGGQYRQLHYHTWTIDHPNVRDIWQWGFGGINNCNRLINLTEASSASDAAKASSLAEIRAMRALYYYFMMDLYGNVPIIDAFPVSTLPGNQTREKVFEFIEKELLTIVSLLPVKDNTNRIPTYGKPTQAMAYALLEKMYLNAEVYTGKPRYADAVIMADNILKNTNYALDVKYSDIFDVNNGPLINETIFAIPYDQQIPGNQITRFGFYPALAASYGINVGFSIAMSTTPEYYNRFNLTNDIRNSFWLIGKQYAPDANRKPDLTKPIFVAGTTTQIEITPDLILKPGKPMDLGNTVADQAKGVRSLKYWPDVNAIQATRLNGNDMPVLRLADVMLMKAEAILRGASATTVNGELQTPLILLNKIRNRVGAATATLVTLNTLLDERAREFSWEAWRRNDLIRFGQFETEYPLPNDILSMNKDLTRRIYPIPVNELRLNANLKQNPGY, encoded by the coding sequence ATGAAAAAAATTATAATTTTATTTAATATCCTAGCTTGCCTAATGGTTTTCGAATCATGCAGTAAGCTTGATGTAGATGTAGAATCTCAATACGTTAAAGAAAACTTTCCAGTTACCAATGCTGATTATGCAGCACTTTTTGGTACAATGTACTCTAATCTTTCCTCACAATACGGTGTACCTTATTGGAGAATGCAAGAGCTTTCTACCGATGCGGCAATTATTCCTGCCCGTGATGGAAATTTCGATGATGGAGGTCAGTACCGTCAATTGCATTATCATACATGGACTATTGATCATCCAAACGTTAGAGATATTTGGCAGTGGGGTTTCGGTGGCATTAATAACTGCAATCGCCTAATAAACCTCACCGAAGCATCTTCAGCTTCTGATGCCGCTAAAGCTAGCAGTTTGGCAGAAATAAGGGCAATGAGGGCTTTGTATTATTACTTTATGATGGATTTATATGGTAATGTACCCATTATTGATGCTTTCCCAGTAAGTACACTTCCAGGTAATCAAACCAGAGAAAAAGTTTTTGAATTTATTGAAAAGGAACTTTTAACAATCGTTTCACTACTGCCGGTAAAGGACAATACCAATCGCATACCAACTTATGGCAAGCCGACACAGGCAATGGCTTATGCATTATTAGAAAAAATGTATCTAAATGCGGAAGTCTACACAGGAAAACCTAGGTATGCAGATGCGGTTATTATGGCCGATAATATTTTGAAAAATACCAACTATGCATTAGATGTAAAGTACAGCGATATTTTCGACGTAAATAACGGACCGCTAATTAACGAAACTATTTTTGCGATTCCTTATGATCAGCAGATTCCTGGTAACCAGATTACAAGGTTCGGGTTTTATCCGGCTTTAGCTGCATCTTATGGTATAAATGTAGGTTTCAGTATTGCCATGAGTACTACTCCAGAATATTATAACCGTTTTAATTTAACCAACGATATCCGTAATAGTTTCTGGTTAATTGGAAAGCAATATGCGCCAGACGCGAACCGCAAACCAGATTTAACTAAGCCGATTTTCGTTGCAGGAACAACCACGCAAATTGAAATCACTCCGGATTTAATTTTAAAACCAGGTAAGCCAATGGATTTAGGAAACACCGTAGCCGATCAGGCAAAAGGTGTTCGGTCATTAAAATATTGGCCAGATGTAAACGCCATCCAAGCAACCAGATTAAACGGAAACGACATGCCTGTTTTACGTCTAGCAGATGTAATGTTGATGAAAGCTGAAGCAATTTTAAGAGGTGCAAGCGCTACAACGGTAAATGGAGAACTGCAAACCCCTTTAATTCTTTTAAATAAAATCAGAAACCGTGTTGGCGCTGCAACAGCAACTTTGGTAACTTTGAATACTTTGCTTGATGAAAGAGCTCGGGAGTTTAGCTGGGAGGCTTGGAGAAGAAATGACTTAATCCGTTTCGGACAGTTTGAAACTGAGTATCCATTACCAAATGACATCCTTTCTATGAACAAAGATCTGACCAGAAGAATTTATCCGATACCTGTAAATGAGTTAAGGCTAAATGCAAATCTAAAACAGAATCCTGGTTATTAA
- a CDS encoding SusC/RagA family TonB-linked outer membrane protein, with product MKKNYKSNYFSISAIRQWLAITLLFFSITVFAQESKKITGKVIDETNQSVPGVTVRIKGMPGGTSTNSDGTYSIQAKNGDVLTFSMLGGLTKEIIVGTQTKINVTLIPDNKTLEDVVVIGYGTANKKDLTGAVTSIKSEEFNQGVMVNPAQLLQGKVAGLNVTKSGDPNSKPSTILRGPSTLREGAAQEPFYVIDGVPGASIDLLAPSDIENIDILKDASSTAIYGSRAANGVIIVTTKRSKNGQARLSYNGYAAVEKVSKKYDMLSAPELRQYLTDNKKVINAVDDDGSDTNWQSLLERTGYSQNHNVSFGGSGQSSDYGASVNYLDNKGILKNTSLKRTIVRGYLNEKFFNDRLKLGLTITNSNSKSSDIYQSQALPNMLFFLPTVSPFNTDGTYKENYNRTGSGTRNPLSIVDNNDIDNLNNKTLINGMAQLNIIDGLRFTASVSSQRDQNNYSTYLNSQSGLARSVNGQARKVDILNKSQVLEGYFNYDKTFGKHSLKLLGGYSWQEDRTNDGFGVTTQNFSNDNLGYNNLFLSNPTLLSQIAFNEDPISTLRLISYYGRVQYNYNEKYLFQASLRNDGSSAFGRNNRWGLFPAVSAGWRIIGEDFMKAVPVVSDLKLRAGYGVSGNSLGFNAFSSLLIYGTPIGNNKFLNNGNISNAIGPVRNENPDLKWESTATTNIGLDFGLFNNRLTGSVDFYVKQTSDLIYDRYEVSTTQFFLPTITANVGKIKNTGVEFALNAVVVKTDDFRWTTSPNIATNKNKIVTLSDDFYKISSIPTAQLGGKGQSGNYSQIVQPGYALGTFSLWNYAGKNAAGVSTYINAAGQTIATQPLITDNKIAGDAQPKLIYGWANSFVYKNWDMNFLVRGVLGNKILNATAASLNNPSDATFQNIPKSTLGESTNDVNAYLISDRYLESGSYLRLDNATIGYTIKPKTQSIKAIRLFVTANNLFVITNYTGLDPEINIGGLTPGIDNNNYYPKTRTFSFGVSASF from the coding sequence ATGAAAAAAAATTACAAGTCCAATTATTTTTCTATTTCTGCAATAAGGCAATGGCTTGCCATTACGCTGCTTTTCTTTTCGATAACAGTTTTTGCCCAGGAGAGTAAAAAAATTACTGGAAAGGTGATTGATGAAACAAATCAATCTGTTCCAGGAGTTACCGTTAGAATAAAAGGAATGCCCGGCGGAACATCCACGAATTCGGATGGTACTTATTCTATTCAAGCTAAAAACGGCGATGTATTAACTTTTTCGATGCTCGGTGGATTAACGAAGGAAATTATTGTTGGTACTCAGACCAAAATTAACGTAACCCTTATTCCTGATAATAAAACATTGGAGGATGTGGTGGTAATTGGTTATGGAACGGCAAATAAAAAAGATTTAACAGGTGCGGTTACTTCCATCAAATCAGAAGAATTTAATCAAGGTGTAATGGTTAATCCTGCTCAATTACTACAAGGTAAGGTTGCAGGCTTAAATGTTACCAAAAGTGGCGATCCAAATTCAAAGCCTTCAACTATTTTACGTGGTCCATCTACATTAAGAGAGGGTGCAGCACAAGAACCTTTTTATGTTATTGATGGGGTTCCAGGTGCTTCGATAGATTTGCTTGCACCTTCAGATATCGAAAATATTGATATCCTAAAAGATGCCTCTTCAACTGCTATTTACGGTTCTAGAGCAGCAAATGGGGTAATTATCGTAACAACAAAACGTTCAAAAAACGGACAGGCCCGGTTATCTTACAATGGGTATGCGGCAGTTGAAAAGGTTTCGAAAAAGTACGATATGCTTTCAGCGCCAGAGTTAAGGCAATACCTTACCGATAATAAAAAAGTTATCAATGCTGTTGATGATGATGGTTCAGATACCAATTGGCAGTCGCTACTGGAACGAACGGGCTATTCGCAAAACCATAATGTATCTTTCGGCGGTTCCGGACAATCATCAGATTATGGTGCAAGTGTCAATTATCTTGATAATAAAGGGATTTTAAAAAATACTTCATTAAAAAGGACAATTGTTAGGGGATACTTAAATGAAAAGTTTTTCAATGATCGCTTGAAACTTGGTTTAACCATCACCAATAGCAATTCTAAAAGCTCTGATATTTACCAGTCGCAAGCACTTCCAAACATGCTTTTCTTTTTGCCAACGGTTAGCCCGTTTAATACCGATGGCACTTATAAAGAAAATTATAATCGTACTGGTAGTGGTACGCGTAATCCATTGTCAATTGTAGATAATAATGATATCGATAACCTTAACAACAAAACATTGATTAATGGAATGGCGCAGCTCAATATTATCGATGGCTTAAGGTTTACGGCAAGTGTTTCCTCGCAGAGAGATCAAAATAACTATAGCACTTATTTAAATAGTCAATCTGGATTGGCAAGAAGTGTTAACGGACAAGCAAGAAAAGTTGATATTTTAAATAAAAGTCAGGTATTAGAGGGTTACTTTAACTACGATAAAACTTTTGGAAAACATAGTTTAAAATTGCTCGGAGGTTACTCATGGCAAGAAGACAGAACCAATGATGGTTTTGGGGTAACGACACAAAATTTCTCAAATGATAATTTAGGCTATAATAATTTATTTCTTTCCAACCCAACATTACTATCTCAAATTGCGTTTAATGAAGATCCTATATCTACTTTAAGATTAATATCATATTACGGCAGAGTTCAATACAACTATAATGAAAAATACCTTTTTCAAGCTTCGCTAAGAAATGATGGTTCATCAGCATTTGGTAGAAATAACCGCTGGGGTTTATTCCCTGCGGTATCTGCAGGTTGGAGAATCATCGGTGAAGATTTTATGAAAGCTGTTCCGGTCGTTAGTGATTTAAAACTTCGTGCGGGTTATGGTGTTTCGGGTAATAGTTTAGGTTTTAACGCCTTTTCTTCTTTGCTGATTTACGGCACTCCAATTGGGAATAATAAATTTTTAAACAATGGTAATATCAGTAATGCGATTGGTCCGGTAAGAAATGAAAATCCAGATTTAAAATGGGAAAGTACGGCAACAACGAACATCGGTTTAGATTTTGGCTTATTTAATAATAGATTAACTGGTTCGGTTGACTTTTATGTGAAACAAACTTCTGATTTAATTTATGATCGATACGAAGTTTCTACTACTCAATTTTTCTTGCCGACAATTACTGCTAATGTTGGTAAAATAAAAAATACGGGTGTAGAATTTGCCTTAAATGCTGTTGTTGTAAAAACTGATGATTTTAGGTGGACAACCTCGCCAAATATTGCCACCAATAAGAATAAGATAGTAACCTTATCTGATGATTTTTATAAAATTTCCTCTATTCCAACTGCTCAACTTGGTGGTAAAGGTCAGTCTGGAAATTATAGCCAGATTGTACAACCTGGTTATGCATTAGGAACTTTTAGCTTATGGAATTATGCAGGTAAAAATGCTGCAGGAGTAAGTACTTATATTAATGCTGCTGGCCAAACCATCGCTACGCAACCATTGATAACTGATAATAAAATTGCAGGCGATGCACAACCCAAATTAATTTATGGTTGGGCAAATAGTTTCGTCTACAAAAACTGGGATATGAATTTCCTTGTTCGTGGCGTTTTAGGAAATAAAATTTTAAATGCTACAGCAGCATCTTTAAATAATCCTTCTGATGCAACTTTTCAAAACATACCAAAATCTACATTAGGCGAATCAACTAATGATGTTAACGCTTATTTAATATCTGATCGCTATTTGGAAAGTGGTTCATACCTACGTTTGGATAACGCAACCATAGGTTATACTATTAAACCTAAAACGCAATCAATAAAAGCCATCAGACTTTTTGTTACGGCAAACAATCTTTTTGTAATCACTAATTACACAGGTCTTGATCCAGAAATAAATATAGGCGGCTTAACTCCGGGTATAGACAATAATAATTATTATCCAAAAACAAGAACATTCAGTTTTGGTGTAAGTGCATCATTTTAA
- a CDS encoding glycoside hydrolase family 28 protein — translation MKIIYFIAFIMLMSLNGVAQEKFNIKNYGAIGDGKTNDAIAIQKAIDACSAAGGGQVLVPAGHVFLSGPFNLKSFIELKVEAGAKILASPDEKVYTKSAFRENKGEGTIWIGGEKLEQVSITGNGIIDGNGISFMGEELKDSYVLKPFNIIDPRPHLLTLIGCKKLNIEGITFQNSAYWTIHLIGCNDVSISNITLLNSIKIRNSDGIDLDHSKNVRITNCYIESGDDCICLKNRREYEEYGACENIVVSNCTMTSSSCAIKIGSENMDRISNVLINNCNIRNSNRGIGIQNRDEGTVSDIIFSNLLIESKLFTDVWWGKSEPIYVTAYSRATANNKDAGWRLPKGQNKGKVGDIKNIYFSNIRCIGESGVYVSAESQDKISNVNFDQVSIQINKSTNEIGGFYDRRPSNVQGLIESKIAGFYFENAAEINLSNSEVIWGPNKPPYAGKAVEQKNVSDLKLTNFREGNRNK, via the coding sequence ATGAAGATTATCTATTTCATTGCTTTTATAATGCTGATGTCGCTTAATGGAGTTGCACAGGAAAAGTTTAATATTAAAAATTATGGAGCCATTGGCGATGGAAAAACAAATGATGCCATCGCTATTCAAAAAGCTATTGATGCGTGTTCTGCTGCTGGCGGCGGACAAGTATTGGTTCCGGCGGGGCATGTATTTTTATCTGGCCCGTTTAATTTGAAATCTTTTATTGAACTGAAAGTAGAAGCAGGCGCTAAAATCTTAGCGAGTCCGGATGAAAAAGTCTACACAAAAAGTGCCTTTCGGGAAAATAAAGGGGAAGGTACCATTTGGATTGGTGGTGAAAAATTAGAGCAAGTTAGTATAACAGGTAATGGAATTATTGATGGTAATGGCATTTCTTTTATGGGTGAAGAATTGAAAGATTCTTATGTTTTGAAGCCTTTTAATATTATAGATCCTCGGCCGCACTTGCTTACCTTAATCGGTTGTAAAAAACTCAATATAGAAGGAATAACCTTTCAAAATTCTGCTTATTGGACCATTCACCTCATTGGCTGTAATGACGTTTCAATATCAAATATCACGCTCTTAAATAGTATAAAAATTAGGAATAGCGATGGTATTGACCTTGATCACAGTAAAAATGTAAGAATTACCAATTGCTATATTGAATCAGGGGATGACTGTATTTGTTTAAAAAATAGACGGGAATATGAAGAATACGGTGCTTGCGAAAATATTGTGGTTAGCAATTGCACAATGACATCCAGCTCTTGCGCAATTAAAATTGGTTCTGAGAATATGGATCGAATTAGTAACGTGCTTATCAATAACTGTAATATTCGCAACAGCAATCGAGGTATCGGAATTCAAAATAGAGATGAGGGAACGGTTAGTGATATCATTTTCTCAAATCTGTTAATAGAATCAAAGTTGTTTACTGATGTTTGGTGGGGAAAATCTGAGCCGATCTATGTAACGGCTTATTCAAGAGCAACTGCAAACAATAAAGATGCTGGCTGGAGATTACCAAAGGGACAAAATAAAGGTAAAGTTGGCGATATTAAGAACATTTATTTTAGCAATATCCGTTGCATTGGAGAAAGTGGAGTTTATGTTAGTGCTGAAAGTCAGGATAAAATATCGAATGTTAATTTCGATCAGGTAAGTATTCAAATCAATAAAAGTACAAATGAAATTGGGGGGTTCTATGATCGCAGACCAAGTAATGTACAAGGTCTTATTGAAAGCAAAATTGCAGGCTTCTATTTTGAAAACGCCGCAGAGATTAATCTATCTAATAGTGAAGTTATTTGGGGTCCGAATAAACCTCCTTATGCCGGTAAAGCAGTAGAACAAAAAAATGTCTCAGATTTAAAACTTACAAATTTTAGGGAGGGTAATCGTAATAAATAA
- a CDS encoding sodium/sugar symporter: MNHLSALDCVVFFIYFIIVSAYGYWVYQSKKKKQTDTKDYFLAEGSLTWWAIGASIIASNISAEHFIGMSGSGFAMGLAIASYEWMAAATLIIVAVFFLPIYLKNKIYTMPQFLSQRYNNTVSTLMAVFWLLVYVFVNLTSIFFLGAIAIETITGIPFNTCIILLAIFSAIITLGGMKVIGYTDVIQVLVLVIGGLVTCYMALKFVSEKLDTKTVFDALPLLKTEASDHFHMIFKKGDKFYNELPGIAVLVGGLWINNLNYWGCNQYIVQRALGADLKTGRSGLIFAAFLKLLIPVIVVIPGIAAFVLYQRGYFQAEMLDAAGTVKPDHAYPVLMNLLPSGVKGMAFAALTAAIVASLAGKLNSIATIFTLDIYKKFINTNASERRLVSVGRLSVVVASIIAIIVAPALRSFDQVYQFIQEYVGFISPGVFAIFLLGFFWKRTTSRAALTAALLTIPLSIFFKFLPILSNGWMEAMPFLNRMSWVFIIIIVLMVLVTITDPKSKNNKQGLEIDSSMFKVTPAFTVASVIICGILAALYTIFW; the protein is encoded by the coding sequence ATGAACCACCTCTCCGCACTCGATTGTGTCGTCTTTTTTATCTATTTTATTATCGTTTCTGCATACGGCTACTGGGTTTATCAAAGTAAAAAAAAGAAGCAAACTGATACTAAAGATTATTTTTTGGCAGAAGGTTCTTTAACATGGTGGGCAATCGGCGCATCTATAATTGCATCAAATATATCTGCAGAGCATTTTATTGGCATGTCTGGTTCTGGTTTTGCCATGGGCCTTGCCATAGCCAGTTATGAGTGGATGGCGGCTGCAACTTTAATCATTGTAGCGGTATTTTTTCTTCCAATTTACTTGAAGAATAAAATCTATACCATGCCTCAATTCTTATCTCAACGCTACAACAATACAGTAAGTACACTGATGGCAGTCTTTTGGCTATTGGTTTATGTATTTGTTAATTTAACTTCTATATTTTTTTTAGGGGCAATAGCTATTGAAACCATCACCGGCATTCCATTTAATACGTGTATTATTTTATTAGCGATTTTTTCTGCTATTATAACACTTGGCGGTATGAAAGTTATTGGTTATACCGATGTTATTCAAGTTTTGGTGCTGGTAATTGGTGGTTTAGTTACTTGCTACATGGCTTTAAAGTTCGTTTCAGAAAAATTAGATACAAAAACGGTATTTGATGCGCTTCCACTTTTAAAAACTGAAGCGTCAGACCATTTCCATATGATCTTTAAAAAAGGTGATAAATTTTATAATGAATTACCCGGTATTGCTGTTTTAGTTGGCGGACTTTGGATTAATAACTTAAATTATTGGGGATGTAACCAATATATTGTTCAACGAGCTTTGGGGGCCGATTTAAAAACGGGCAGAAGTGGATTAATTTTTGCCGCATTTTTAAAGCTACTAATTCCAGTGATTGTTGTTATTCCAGGAATTGCTGCCTTTGTACTTTACCAGCGAGGTTATTTTCAAGCAGAAATGTTAGATGCTGCAGGAACCGTTAAACCAGATCACGCCTATCCAGTCTTAATGAATTTATTACCCTCTGGAGTTAAAGGGATGGCATTTGCCGCATTAACTGCGGCGATAGTGGCTTCGTTAGCAGGGAAATTAAATAGTATCGCCACAATTTTTACCCTCGATATTTATAAAAAATTTATTAACACAAATGCTTCCGAAAGGAGATTGGTTTCAGTTGGAAGGTTATCAGTTGTTGTCGCTTCTATTATTGCAATTATTGTAGCGCCGGCTTTAAGAAGTTTTGATCAGGTATACCAGTTTATTCAAGAATATGTTGGTTTTATTTCACCTGGTGTTTTTGCTATTTTCTTGTTAGGTTTTTTCTGGAAAAGAACAACTTCAAGAGCCGCCCTAACGGCCGCATTATTAACTATTCCCTTATCAATTTTCTTTAAATTTTTACCAATACTCAGCAACGGATGGATGGAAGCAATGCCGTTTTTAAATAGGATGTCGTGGGTCTTTATCATCATTATTGTACTTATGGTACTCGTTACAATCACTGATCCGAAGAGTAAAAATAATAAGCAAGGACTTGAAATAGACAGCAGTATGTTTAAAGTGACGCCTGCTTTTACAGTAGCTTCTGTTATAATATGTGGCATACTAGCTGCACTTTATACCATATTTTGGTAG